The sequence below is a genomic window from Actinokineospora baliensis.
GCATCTCGTCGGGTTCCAGCCACCGCGGTTCGGCTCGCACTGATGTCACGCATCCAGGTTACGGCGTTCACCTCATGGCACTGGTCCTAGCCATCTGATCACGGCAGACTCCAGCACCCTGTGCCGGGTCGGGTGCCCGGTGCCTGGACGGAGGACTGATGATCGTCATGAAGCGGATCGCGGCCGTCGTGGCCGCGGTCGGGTTGGCGGTGACCGGGCTGGCCGGTACCGCCTCTGCCGCACCGGCGGCCACCACCGCCGACCTGCGCCTGATCGCGTTCAACGACTTCCACGGCAACCTGCAGCCGCCCGCCGGGTCCTCCGGTCGGGTGACCCTGCCCAACGGGACCACCGTTGACGCCGGTGGCGCCGCCTACCTGGCCGCGCACGTGACCCGCCTGCGCGCGCAGTCGCCGAACTCGCTGGTGGTCGCCGCGGGCGACAACATCGGCGCGTCCCCGCTGACCTCGGCGCTGTTCCACGACGAGCCGACCGTCGAGTTCATGAACAAGATCGGCGTCGACGCCAGCGTCGTGGGCAACCACGAGTGGGACGAGGGCTACGCGGAGCTGCTGCGGGTCCAGTTCGGCGGCTGCCACCCGACCGACGGCTGCCAGTTCCACCAGCCCTACCGGGGCGCGAAGTTCCCGTTCCTGGCCGCGAACATCACCTTCGACAACGGCCTGCCCGCGGTGCTGCCGGTGACCGTCAAGTTCGTCGACGGCATCCCGGTCGGCATCATCGGCGTCACCCTCAAGGACCTGCCCTCGGTGGTCACCCCCGAGGTCGTCAAGGGCTTCAAGTTCGGCGACGAGGTCCAGGCGCTCAACCGCACCTCCCGGCTGCTCGACCTGGCTGGCATCCGCACCCAGGTCGCGCTGGTGCACCAGGGTGACAGCACCGAGGGCGGCGGCCCGGACGACTGCCGCACCCTGCCCGGCCCGGCCCGCCAGATCGCCACGGCCGCCTCGCCCTCGATCGACGCGTTCTTCACCGGGCACAGCCACCAGCAGTACAACTGCGTGGTCACCGACCCGGCTGGCAAGCCGCGCCCGCTGATCCAGGGCGCCTCCTTCGGCCGCCTGCTCTCGGTGGTCGACCTGAAGATCGACCGCAAGACCCGCGACGTCGTGCGCACCGCGACCGTGGCGCACAACGAGGTCGTCACCCGCACCATCACCCCCGACGCGGGCGTGCAGGCGCTGGTCGACGAGGCCGTGGCCAAGGCGGGCCCGATCGCCAACCGCCAGGTCGGCACCATCACCGCCGACCTCGTCCGCGCCGCGGCCCCCTCCGGTGAGTCCCCGCTGGGTGACGTCATCGCCGACGCGCAGCTCGCCGCCACGCAGAACAACCAGGCGCAGATCGCCATGACCAACCCGGGCGGCATCCGCACCGACCTCACCTACGCCAGCTCGCCCGCGGGCGAGGGCAACGGTGTGGTCACCTACGGCGAGGCGTTCGCCGTCCAGCCGTTCGGCAACATCATGCAGACCATCACGCTCTCGGGCACCCAGCTCAAGACCGTGCTCGAGCAGCAGTGGCAGCCGCAGCCCAACGGCACCACCATCACCCGCTTCCTGCAGGTGTCGGCGTCGTTGAAGTACAACTGGTCGCAGTCGGGCACCCAGGGCAACCGGGTCTCCGGCATCACCGTCAACGGCCAGCCGGTCGACCCCAACGGCGCCTACCGGGTGTCGGTGAACAACTTCCTCGCCGCCGGTGGCGACGGGTTCACCGAGCTCGCCAAGGGCACCAACCTCGCCGGTGGGCCGGTCGACCTCGACGCGTTCGCCGCCTACCTGACCGCGCACCCGAACCTCGCGCCGCCCGCGGCCGACCGGGTCACCGTCACCCCGTAACCGCTGTGCCACAACGGCGGCCGTCCCGATCCGGGGCGGCCGCCGTTCGTCGTGGACAGTCCAGTTCGGATGCGTTACCGAAGTTCACCGGTTCGAGAGCCCGCTACCGGCTTGTCCATCTGGGACAGCAGGCGCACCATGGAGTGGACGGCCGGCCCGGGCAAGACCGCGACAAGCCGAACCAACGGTCACCGCGCCCGCCGGGAAAGGGTAGGTGGTGCCGTGGCGAAGCAGTCAAAACCCGTAATGGTCTGCCGCCTGCCGCTACCCCGCGGCTGAGCCGAAAGAACCGACTTGGCCGTGGATGAGGGCGGCGAGCTCGACGGATCCCTTCGAGTGCGCGGTACGCGACACGTACCGGTCAGGCACCTCGACGCTGTTGATCCCCGCATCGAGCGCGTCTCCTGACCCGCTCGGCTGGGCTCCACGCCACCGCCGAAGCGGCAGGTCATTACGACGTGACGGACCCTGGGTGCGACCGCCCACGCGTGGCGGTCGCACCCAGGCGCGTGTCCTGCGGCCGAGTGCCGCGCCGACCACTACCCTGGTGAGCGCACAGCACAGTGGCGCGGACACGGGGAGCAGTCGTGGAGTTCGACGACGACGTCGCGTTGGACACCTCCCAGGTGAGCGACGCCAGGGGGATCGGCGGGCGGGTCGCCCTCGGCGGCGGCGGGCTCGGCATCGTCGGCCTGATCGTGTACTTCCTGCTCTCGCAGCTCGGCGGGGTCCCGGCGGGCGCCCCGCTGAGCACCGACGCGGTCAGCGGCGGCCAGTCGGTGTCCAACACCGACCTGGCCGGGGAGTGCCGCACCGGCAAGGACGCCAACACCAAGGCCGACTGCGCCAGGGTCGCGCTGATCAACTCGATCCAGGGCTACTGGTCCGACCAGTTCGCCCGCTCCGGCCGCACCTACCAGCAGGCCACCACCACCTTCTTCAGCGGCGGGGTCAACACCGGCTGCGGCAGCGCCACCTCCGACGTCGGCCCGTTCTACTGCCCCGCCGACGGCAAGGTCTACGTCGACCTCACCTTCTTCCGCGAGCTGCAGACCCGCTTCGGTGCCCAGGGCGGCACGTTCGCTGAGGCTTACGTGCTCGCCCACGAGTACGGCCACCACGTGCAGAACCTGCTCGGCACCTCCGACAAGGTCCGCCCGGGCACCGGCCCAACCTCCGACGGCGTCCGGCTCGAACTGCAGGCCGACTGCTACGCCGGAGTGTGGGCCAACCACGCGACCACCACGGCCAGTTCCAGCGGCAAGCCGCTGATCCGCTCCATCAGCCAGGACGACGTCAACCGCGCCCTCGACGTCGCCGCCCGCATCGGCGACGACTTCATCCAGAAGAACCTCGGCGGCGGCCAGGTCGACGAGAGCCAGTTCTCCCACGGCTCCTCCGCCCAGCGCGAGCAGTGGTTCCTCGCGGGCATCAACACCGGCAACCCCGCCGAGTGCGACACGTTCA
It includes:
- a CDS encoding bifunctional metallophosphatase/5'-nucleotidase; the protein is MIVMKRIAAVVAAVGLAVTGLAGTASAAPAATTADLRLIAFNDFHGNLQPPAGSSGRVTLPNGTTVDAGGAAYLAAHVTRLRAQSPNSLVVAAGDNIGASPLTSALFHDEPTVEFMNKIGVDASVVGNHEWDEGYAELLRVQFGGCHPTDGCQFHQPYRGAKFPFLAANITFDNGLPAVLPVTVKFVDGIPVGIIGVTLKDLPSVVTPEVVKGFKFGDEVQALNRTSRLLDLAGIRTQVALVHQGDSTEGGGPDDCRTLPGPARQIATAASPSIDAFFTGHSHQQYNCVVTDPAGKPRPLIQGASFGRLLSVVDLKIDRKTRDVVRTATVAHNEVVTRTITPDAGVQALVDEAVAKAGPIANRQVGTITADLVRAAAPSGESPLGDVIADAQLAATQNNQAQIAMTNPGGIRTDLTYASSPAGEGNGVVTYGEAFAVQPFGNIMQTITLSGTQLKTVLEQQWQPQPNGTTITRFLQVSASLKYNWSQSGTQGNRVSGITVNGQPVDPNGAYRVSVNNFLAAGGDGFTELAKGTNLAGGPVDLDAFAAYLTAHPNLAPPAADRVTVTP
- the ypfJ gene encoding KPN_02809 family neutral zinc metallopeptidase — protein: MEFDDDVALDTSQVSDARGIGGRVALGGGGLGIVGLIVYFLLSQLGGVPAGAPLSTDAVSGGQSVSNTDLAGECRTGKDANTKADCARVALINSIQGYWSDQFARSGRTYQQATTTFFSGGVNTGCGSATSDVGPFYCPADGKVYVDLTFFRELQTRFGAQGGTFAEAYVLAHEYGHHVQNLLGTSDKVRPGTGPTSDGVRLELQADCYAGVWANHATTTASSSGKPLIRSISQDDVNRALDVAARIGDDFIQKNLGGGQVDESQFSHGSSAQREQWFLAGINTGNPAECDTFSARNLG